From the Tenacibaculum dicentrarchi genome, the window AATTTGCAGAAATTTTTAAAATCGAAATGAATTTATCAAAAGAATTAATACAGAACGAAATAATAAAAAACGTTTGCTAACAACGTGTATAAAACATAGCTAGCAAGTGCTAAACCCAAAGTTATCGCTTATTTACAAAGTCCGCCAAATATAAAATTTGCGTTTAAAAATAAAAAAATAAAAGCAAAATATTTATATTCGGCTAAGTATATAACCTGAAACTGTAATCTATTTTTACACGCTACGTTTCATACACAAACCGTTAGCAAACATTAAAATAAATCACGAATGAATAGAACTTTTTTTGAATATTTAGGAATTGCTGATATGGAAAAAATCCATTCTCAAATACTACAATGGATATTATCAAAAGACAATAAAAGTTTGACTTCAAATCAAAAAAATGAATTTATTTCTGACTTTCTGAATATTACCAACTTTGAAGTTTCTGAAATAATAACAGAATATGAAAAAATAGATATTTTAATAAAATCCCAAAATGGTGTAATCTGTATTGAGAATAAACTTAAATCTTCACAGCATTCAAATCAATTAAATAGATATAAAGAATCTATTCAACAAAAATATGGTAATATAAATACAGACTTTTTCTTTTTAACTTTAATAGATGAAAAATCAAATAATGACAATTGGAAAAACATTAGCTACAATCAATTATTGAATTCACTACAGAAACTTAAAATACAAAATAACACTGACGGACTAATTTTATTGGAGTATATCAAAACACTTGAGAATTTTTCAATTATTATAGCTGACTTTCTTGAAACACCTTCTGATTTCATTAATGTATTTGATGATGGACACAAAACCAAACATCAAAAAAAGGAAGAAATTAAAAACCCAAAACAGCGATTTATAAGTGACAACCAACTTGAAACTATTTTTCAAAAAATGTATTTTAAAAAAGTGGCTGACTTATTAAACTTAACAGATTATTACATCGTAGAAACTCACGGGAATGCCATTTTGGGAGTACCTATAGAAAAAGAGATTTTAATAGACGGTAAATATTTCAATTTTGGTTTCGACTATCAAAAAGGAACATTTAAAACAATGTGTATTTCGACAGATTATGAAAATTCAAAATCAACAGACATTCCTAGTCAAATCCCCGAATTATTTGAAAAAATAAAGCACAATCAAAAGTATGGATATAAGAGAGTAAACAAACCAAGAACTAAAGCTCAACATTCTCTTACAAAGAATAACAAAAACAATATTGGAATAGATATTAAACAATTTGCAGAAATTTTTAAAATCGAAATGAATTTATCAAAAGAATTAATACAGAACGAAATAATAAAAAACGTTTGCTAACAACGTGTATAAAACATAGCTAGCAAGTGCTAAACCCAAAGTTATCGCTTATTTACAAAGTCCGCCAAATATAAAATTTGCGTTTAAAAATAAAAAAATAAAAGCAAAATATTTATATTCGGCTAAGTATATAACCTGAAACTGTAGTCTATTTTTACACGCTACGTTTCATACACAAACCGTTGTGCCACATTAGCAACTAGAACCCAAATAAAAATAACTATGAAAGAGCTATTTATTAATGCGATACACAATAAGCAGAAAATTAAAGTAACGTTTTTTGCTAAAAAGTATAACGAGGATATAACAAGAATTTGCGCACCTATGGATTTCGGAATGTCTCAAGGGAAAAACACTAAAGACAAATCAGAAAAATATCACCTATGGGATTTTGAGAGCTCAAGCGGAGGACACACTCTTCCTTTAAAACCTGATGTTATTAAAAACATAGAGGTTTTAGACATTAATTTTGAGCCTTCTGAATTTGTTACGTGGAATGCTAATTGGATTGTATCACGTGACTGGGGTCAATTTAGTTAATATAGATTTTAACTTTTCAGCTTCTTTTAAAGAAGGGACAACTATAAACTCGTTAAATTCTGGGTGAATACCATTAACAGAAACAGTGTATAATGTTTGCCTCCCTTCTTTATTTTTGGCTAAGTCATCTACGCTTTCAGAGAAAAAAGAATCCGTAGAGAACTCATTTAATAAAATATCGTTGTCTATAATTATAGGATTTAATGCTTTGTTTTTCATAATATTTTGAATTTTAACAACTCATTCTCTTTAATATTGGCGGAATGAAAAGCCATTTACTGAATAAAACGTGGCACAACAACATATATAATTTATTGCTAGTACTCATCTACTTACGAAAATCCTTAGGGATTTTCTATTCCGTTATAATTTATTATATTCGTTACCCGAAACACGCAACAAACCATATATAAAAACGTTAACCTGCATTAAGCCAAATTACACGGAATATTAACAGAATTAAGCGTTTTCAAAAAGTAAAATCCTGACAAAGATTACGTAAATCTGTTTGTAATGAAAATAGCGGACTTTCTAGCTCGTTTACGCAATAGAAACGGAATCGTAAAATAGCAGATTTTGAAAAATATTACGCAAGAATTTGTCTATAATTCTGAAATAAAAATGGCGGACTTTTTAGTTCGTTTACGCAATCGAAAATAAAAATGAAAAAATGTTCGGAATATTCCCGATGTTAGATTTTTTAGCGTAAATTTATATGAAAATTTAGACAAGTTAAACGCCGAATAAAAACGCTGAAAAATGTGTGATTTTATAACGGTATTTTAATTAAAAAAGAAAAAACGCACGTTAACAAAGTGTATGAGCGCATATTTTCCTGGCGGAAAAATACGCCACATACACTAGGCGTTAACCTGCATTAAGCCAAAATTACACGGAATATTAACATAATTAAGCGTTTTCGAAAAGCAAAATCCTGACAAAGATTACGTGAATCTGTTTGTAATGAAAATAGCCGACTTTCTAGCTCGTTTACGCAATAGAAACGGAATCGTAAAACAGCAGATTTTGAAAAATATTACGTAAGATTTTGCTTATAATTCCGAAATGAAAATGGCGGACTTTTTAGTTCGTTTACGCAATCGAAAATAAAAATGAAAAAATGTTCGGAATATTCCCGATGTTAGATTTTTTAGCGTAAATTTATATGAAAATTTAGACAAGTTAAACGCCGAATAAAAACGCTGAAAAATGTGTGATTTTATAACGGTATTTTAATTAAAAAAGAAAAAACGCACGTTAACAAAGTGTATGAGCGCATATTTTCCTGGCGGAAAAATACGCCACATACACTAGGCGTTAACCTGCATTAAGCCAAATTACACGGAATATTAACGGAATAAGCGTTTTCGAAAAGTAAAATCCTGACAAAGATTACGTGAATCTGTTTGTAATGAAAATAGCGGACTTTCTAGCTCGTTTACGCAATCGAAACGGAATCGTAAAACAGTAGATTTTGACAAATACCACGTAAGAATTTGTCTATAATTCCGAAATGAAAATGGCGGACTTTTTAGCTCGTTTACGCAATCGAAAATAAAAATGAAAAAATGTTCGGAATATTGCCGATTTTAGATTTTTTCACGTAAGTTTATATCAAAATTTAGACAAGTTAAACGCCCAATAAAAACGCTGAAAAATATGTGATTTTATAACGGTATTTTAATTAAAAAAGAAAAAAACGCACGTTAACAAAGTGTATGAGCGCATATTTTCCTGGCGGAAAAATACGCCACATACACTAGGCGTTAGCACACATTTGAAAAAAACCTATGATAATAAAGAAAATTACAGCTAAAAACTACAGAAGTTTAGAAGATATTGAAATTGAATTTAATCCTTACTACAATGCATTATCAGGAAAAAATAATTCAGGAAAATCTAATATAATTAAAGCTATATTATCTTTCTTAACCTACGATTATAAAATGTTTTCTCAAGGTCCTTCTGGACCAGTAAACTATAGTTCTGATTATCCATATTGGAAAAACAAAGAAAAAACTAAAGAATCTATATACATAGAAATAGCATTAGAATTAGATAAAAATAATGATGCAGGACTCTATAAATTTATTAGAGAAATGGTTTTTAAAGAAGAGGAAACAACAGAATCTGAAAAAGAAATATTACTAATAAAAGCAACTAACTTACCCGATAAAAACTCTACAAATATTGAGATATTTTTTAGCGGTCATAAAATTGAAGACGAATACAAGAGAGATGAATTATTAAACAGAATTAGGAGCTCAGAAAGTGTTTTATTCCATAATTCAACGGAAAATGAGCCTTTCTTCTTTGCACAAAAACGAAGAGATTCTTTATCGTCATACTTGAATAGTGATGATTTAGAACTGATAACGAAAAAGAAAAAAACTTTAGAAAGTGCAGTAAAAAAATCCCTTAAAAAACATCAAACAGAGTTTGGTTCTTTACTTGGAAGATTAACTGAAAAATATGATGTTTCTCTTGGAATACCAAGTCTAAACATAGATAGAGAAAGTATTGAAATTTCATTAAAAGAAAAAGGTATAGAAGTTTCTTTAGAAGATTATGGTTCAGGAACAAAAAACAGAACGCTTATTCTGCTAAACTTAATGAACGCAAAACGAATACAACAATCTTCAAATCTAAATAAAAGACTAACACCTATTGTAATAGTTGAAGAACCTGAAAGTTTTTTACATCCATCTGCTCAAGCTGAATTTGGCAGAATATTACAAGATATTGCAGTTGAATTTAAAATTCAAATACTCGTTGCAACTCACAGTCCATATTTATTAAGTCATAAAGAACCAAAAGCTAATTTATTATTAGAAAGAGATTTAAATAAAAAAGAGAAAGGTTCTAAATTAATAGATACGGAAGGAGAAAAATGGTATGAGCCTTTTGCATTGTCGTTAGGAATAACAGGAGAAGATTTCGGACCTTTAAAATCAACCATATTTAGTGGGAAAAATGATATTATTTTAGTAGAAGGAACTTCTGACAAAGAATATTTCGAACTTCTGAAAAAATCAAAACACGGAAGTAAAAAGCTGAATTTCGATGGAGAAATTTTCCCTTATGGTGGTGCTGGAAATATTAAGAATAATATTCTTTTAAGGTTTATTAAAGAAAGATTTAAACGCTTTATTGTAACGGTAGACTTAGACAAATATTCGGATACTAAAAAGACTTTTCTATCATTAGGCTTAACAGAAAACAAAGAATTTATAATCATTGGTAAAAATGAAACTGGAAAAAAATGTATAGAAGGACTTGTTCCTTCTAATCTGCTTTCTAAGGTATATTCTGAAAATGTAGATTTAGTTCAACAATCAATGGAAAATTCTGAAGACGGAAAATCAGCAAGGTCAAAAATTAAAACAAAAGTACTTGAAGCGTTCAAGGAAGAGGAAAAAAAGGGGAATTTGAATATTTTTAAAGATTTTTATCCAATAATAGAAAAAATGAACAAAGCATTCAAATAAAAACGTGTGCTAACACCGTATATAAAAAATAGCGGTTTAAGTGCTTTATCAAAGGTAAATTTTATAAATTTAAGGTCAGTACAAAACCGAAAGTTTAGTGCATAAAATCCGCTACTATTCATATACAAGACCGTTGCCCACAATTTAAAAAAAACCGTACGAATAAATAATAAATCAAAGAATTATGAAAAAATTACTGAAACTTGGAATGATTTCTTGCTTTGTGCTTACCCTTTTTGGCTGTAGCAATGACGATGAAAATATAAAAGACGAAAATTCGATTGTAGGAACGTGGAAACTAATAGAAGTTTATAGTGACCCTGGAGATGGTTCTGGTAGTTGGAATTCTGTTGAAAACGGATATACATATAGTTTTTCTGTAAATGGAGAATTTACTTCAACTCGTTTCTCTGAATGTAGCTCTGGCAACTATACCATAAATTCTAATAAACTGACTTTGGATTTTGATTGTGACGGATTTACAGCTGGAATTGAAAACCCAGAAGGAACATTTATTGAAAATTACACTTTGGAATCAAATAGAATAATATTAGTTCCAACTTATTTGAATTGCGACGAAGGATGTGGTTGGAAATTTGAAAAAATTAATCAATCGGAATAAAAACTGTGGGCAACAATGTGTATAATTAATGGCTAGTTCGAGCCTACTTACGAAAATCCTCGCGGATTTTCTATTCGGTTTTTATTTGCTAAATTAGGTGCTTAAACACGCCACTAATCATACACAAACACGTTGTAGGTAATAACCTACTTATACCTATTTTTATTACTACCTTTAGGTTCTTTATAATCTCCTGCTTCATCTAATTTTTTTGCTATTAAATAAGCTATTCCAAAAGTTATTAATCCAAACATTTATTTTTGATTTAAGTTAATATTTATTTATTTTTTAATTTAAACACCGTAGGATTAAAACCTACAACAAAACCTATGTCGCATATTTTCCCTGCGGGAAAAATACGACGTACATAGCTGTGAAACGTTAGGCATAATAAGATAAAAATGAATCTAAAAGAAAAAAACAAAGCGATTTCAATCCTAAGAAAAGTATATCATCATACAAATACAGATTTTGATACCAAATATGATTATGGCGTAAGGGGGAAAAAAATCGATTTTTTAACTGATGAGCAAAAAGATTTATTGAAAAAACATAATCTTGTGCCAAATACAATGCAAAAACGTACACATAATGAATTTATTGAAGAATTTTTAGAATTAAAGAAAAACAGAAAATTAACATTAGATTTTGCAACAGCTTTATTTATAAAAGGTTTGACTGGGGAAGTTCCAAGATTTAGACAAACTCTAATAAGTTATTTATACCTTCAAGATGTTAAAAAACATGAATAT encodes:
- a CDS encoding lipocalin family protein; amino-acid sequence: MKKLLKLGMISCFVLTLFGCSNDDENIKDENSIVGTWKLIEVYSDPGDGSGSWNSVENGYTYSFSVNGEFTSTRFSECSSGNYTINSNKLTLDFDCDGFTAGIENPEGTFIENYTLESNRIILVPTYLNCDEGCGWKFEKINQSE
- a CDS encoding ATP-dependent nuclease encodes the protein MIIKKITAKNYRSLEDIEIEFNPYYNALSGKNNSGKSNIIKAILSFLTYDYKMFSQGPSGPVNYSSDYPYWKNKEKTKESIYIEIALELDKNNDAGLYKFIREMVFKEEETTESEKEILLIKATNLPDKNSTNIEIFFSGHKIEDEYKRDELLNRIRSSESVLFHNSTENEPFFFAQKRRDSLSSYLNSDDLELITKKKKTLESAVKKSLKKHQTEFGSLLGRLTEKYDVSLGIPSLNIDRESIEISLKEKGIEVSLEDYGSGTKNRTLILLNLMNAKRIQQSSNLNKRLTPIVIVEEPESFLHPSAQAEFGRILQDIAVEFKIQILVATHSPYLLSHKEPKANLLLERDLNKKEKGSKLIDTEGEKWYEPFALSLGITGEDFGPLKSTIFSGKNDIILVEGTSDKEYFELLKKSKHGSKKLNFDGEIFPYGGAGNIKNNILLRFIKERFKRFIVTVDLDKYSDTKKTFLSLGLTENKEFIIIGKNETGKKCIEGLVPSNLLSKVYSENVDLVQQSMENSEDGKSARSKIKTKVLEAFKEEEKKGNLNIFKDFYPIIEKMNKAFK
- a CDS encoding PD-(D/E)XK nuclease family protein; this translates as MNRTFFEYLGIADMEKIHSQILQWILSKDNKSLTSNQKNEFISDFLNITNFEVSEIITEYEKIDILIKSQNGVICIENKLKSSQHSNQLNRYKESIQQKYGNINTDFFFLTLIDEKSNNDNWKNISYNQLLNSLQKLKIQNNTDGLILLEYIKTLENFSIIIADFLETPSDFINVFDDGHKTKHQKKEEIKNPKQRFISDNQLETIFQKMYFKKVADLLNLTDYYIVETHGNAILGVPIEKEILIDGKYFNFGFDYQKGTFKTMCISTDYENSKSTDIPSQIPELFEKIKHNQKYGYKRVNKPRTKAQHSLTKNNKNNIGIDIKQFAEIFKIEMNLSKELIQNEIIKNVC